From Antricoccus suffuscus, a single genomic window includes:
- the clpS gene encoding ATP-dependent Clp protease adapter ClpS encodes MLKVSESATAVPEQREEIASDESVEHEGQWVTIVWNDPVNLMSYVTYVFKNLFGYDEPTATKLMLDVHEKGKAVVSTGAKESMEHDTTRLHAAGLWATFQPA; translated from the coding sequence ATGCTTAAGGTCAGCGAGTCGGCGACGGCCGTACCCGAACAACGCGAGGAGATCGCGAGCGACGAATCGGTCGAGCACGAGGGGCAGTGGGTGACGATCGTCTGGAACGATCCGGTCAACTTAATGAGTTATGTGACATACGTATTCAAGAACCTGTTTGGCTACGACGAGCCGACCGCGACGAAGCTCATGCTCGATGTGCACGAGAAAGGCAAGGCCGTCGTCTCAACCGGCGCAAAGGAATCGATGGAACACGACACCACCCGACTGCACGCCGCCGGACTATGGGCGACCTTCCAGCCGGCATGA
- a CDS encoding isochorismatase family protein yields MRDDQLPDLDDDLEDDIALADEDEDENEDEDTEGHKSAIIVVDVQRDFCEGGSLAVQGGADVVAEIAELLRESADDYDFIVATRDHHIDPGDHFSDTPDFVNSWPRHCVMGTEGAQFHPNFDPTVVEAIFDKGAYEAAYSGFEGLADTQNLEDWLAERGVTKVDIVGLATDHCVRATALDAVRAGLTTTVLLDLTAGVARTTTDKALRQLRDAGVSLVGSPIVTG; encoded by the coding sequence ATGCGTGACGATCAACTACCCGACCTTGACGACGACCTCGAGGACGACATCGCCCTTGCCGACGAAGACGAGGACGAGAACGAGGACGAAGACACAGAAGGCCATAAAAGCGCGATCATTGTCGTCGACGTACAGCGTGACTTCTGCGAGGGTGGTTCCCTGGCGGTCCAGGGCGGCGCCGACGTCGTAGCCGAGATCGCCGAGTTACTGCGCGAGTCCGCCGACGACTACGACTTCATCGTGGCCACCCGCGACCATCACATCGATCCCGGTGACCATTTCTCGGACACCCCGGACTTCGTCAACTCATGGCCGCGACATTGCGTGATGGGCACCGAAGGCGCGCAGTTCCACCCAAACTTCGACCCGACCGTCGTCGAGGCGATCTTCGACAAAGGCGCCTACGAGGCGGCGTACTCCGGCTTCGAAGGACTCGCCGACACGCAGAACCTCGAGGACTGGCTCGCCGAACGAGGCGTGACTAAGGTCGACATCGTCGGGCTCGCGACCGACCATTGCGTGCGGGCGACTGCTCTCGACGCGGTCCGGGCCGGGCTCACCACCACCGTGCTCCTCGACCTGACGGCTGGCGTTGCTAGGACAACGACCGACAAGGCGTTACGCCAGTTGCGCGATGCCGGCGTCTCACTCGTCGGCAGTCCCATCGTGACCGGTTAG
- a CDS encoding nicotinate phosphoribosyltransferase: protein MTDGIALSPRPASSALLTDHYELTMVAAALADGNAARNCVFEAFARRLPEGRRYGVVAGTGRLIDEITRFRFRDEEIDFLREHKVVDDAALQWLAEFAFSGDIDGYREGEIYFPESPILTVRGTFAEGVILETLILSILNHDSAIASAGARMIGAAGGRPCIEMGSRRTAEWAAIASARAAYLVGFGSTSNLEAGRTFGVPTAGTAAHSFTLLHDNELSAFRSQVDLMGAGTTLLVDTYDVMQGIRNAVKVAGPGLGAIRLDSGDLGVLAREARELLDSLGATKTRIIVTSDLDEYAIASLAAAPVDGYGVGTSLVTGSGAPTCGMVFKLVERDGVPVAKKAAGKGNDGGAKAAVRRHDAQGRIVEEVAAVGGRPDVGEGDLQLQVPLIRSGRPHEVATLTEAREYHAKQMTTLPREARKLTRGGPAIDVDVYQA from the coding sequence ATGACCGATGGCATCGCTCTATCACCCCGTCCGGCCTCCTCGGCGCTGCTGACCGACCACTATGAGCTCACGATGGTTGCGGCCGCGCTGGCCGACGGCAACGCCGCACGTAACTGCGTCTTTGAGGCGTTCGCGCGCCGGTTACCGGAGGGCCGACGATACGGCGTGGTCGCCGGCACCGGACGGCTGATCGACGAGATCACCCGCTTCCGGTTCCGCGACGAGGAGATCGACTTTCTCCGCGAGCACAAGGTCGTCGATGATGCCGCACTGCAGTGGCTAGCCGAGTTTGCGTTCAGCGGTGACATCGACGGCTATCGAGAAGGCGAGATCTACTTTCCCGAATCGCCGATCCTCACTGTGCGCGGCACCTTCGCCGAGGGCGTCATCCTGGAGACGCTGATTCTCTCGATCCTGAACCACGACTCGGCAATCGCCTCGGCCGGCGCGCGAATGATCGGCGCTGCGGGCGGGCGGCCGTGCATCGAGATGGGCTCGCGGCGCACCGCGGAGTGGGCCGCCATCGCCTCCGCGCGAGCGGCGTACCTCGTAGGTTTCGGCTCCACTTCCAACCTCGAGGCCGGGCGCACCTTCGGCGTACCGACGGCCGGCACGGCCGCGCACTCGTTCACGCTGCTACACGACAATGAACTGAGCGCCTTCAGGTCCCAGGTTGACCTCATGGGGGCCGGTACGACGCTGCTGGTCGACACGTACGACGTGATGCAAGGCATCCGCAACGCGGTCAAGGTCGCCGGCCCCGGACTCGGCGCGATCCGGCTCGATTCGGGCGACCTCGGCGTACTGGCCCGCGAGGCACGCGAACTGCTCGACTCGCTCGGCGCGACCAAGACCCGCATCATCGTGACCAGCGACCTCGACGAATACGCGATCGCGTCGTTGGCGGCGGCACCGGTCGACGGGTACGGCGTCGGCACCTCGCTCGTCACCGGGTCTGGGGCGCCAACCTGCGGAATGGTCTTCAAGCTCGTCGAACGAGACGGTGTGCCCGTTGCGAAAAAGGCTGCCGGCAAAGGAAATGATGGCGGCGCCAAGGCCGCAGTACGCCGGCACGACGCTCAGGGCAGGATTGTCGAAGAAGTCGCCGCCGTGGGTGGCCGGCCAGACGTCGGCGAGGGTGATCTGCAATTGCAGGTCCCACTGATCCGATCCGGTCGACCGCATGAGGTTGCGACACTCACCGAAGCGCGCGAATATCATGCGAAGCAGATGACGACGCTGCCGCGGGAGGCGCGCAAGCTCACCCGTGGCGGCCCGGCCATCGACGTAGACGTCTACCAGGCATAG